Proteins found in one Thermodesulfovibrionales bacterium genomic segment:
- a CDS encoding GAF domain-containing protein: protein MDRGNRDRLIPICGWCKKMRTGEVWEDIEAYFARTGLGEFTHSMCPACAEKIFSKRVYLESYQNVCKAISASLSLKEVLNLIVSNVVKVMNVRASSLRLLNTDTHRLELVAYHGLSERYANKGPVEYDGSITDALAGKPVSIYDITADENARYRSEAIDEGIRSILSIPLRSGDEIIGVLRMYTSEPVGYSGEDLKFVAAIAEQAAIAIVNARVFEKTVSKEKEYLRVFQQVTKAVSSSLQLNEVLDMIVRTLPEVMNLKAVTIRLLDEAGKRLELVASHGLSERYLSRGPVDMEETIQETLQEKPVAIYDVTSDERIYYQKEAAEEGIKSMLALPIIARSRLIGVMRLLTNTPRHFSKEDIDFASALAEECGTAIENARMFERQYKEAKYLTVLQEIAKAVSSMLSLQEVMDLTVRSTANAMSTDAATIRLLDPARRRLELVASYGLSETYLNKGPVDAERSVADALDGRPVTIYDVTTDPRIVYKEEAKKE, encoded by the coding sequence TTGGACCGAGGCAACAGGGACAGGCTCATACCGATCTGCGGATGGTGCAAGAAGATGCGGACAGGCGAAGTCTGGGAGGATATCGAAGCCTATTTTGCGAGAACGGGCCTCGGCGAGTTCACCCATTCCATGTGTCCTGCCTGTGCTGAAAAGATATTCTCGAAGAGGGTATACCTCGAAAGCTATCAGAATGTCTGCAAGGCGATCAGCGCAAGCCTCTCGCTCAAAGAGGTTCTGAACCTCATCGTTTCGAACGTTGTGAAGGTCATGAACGTCAGGGCGAGTTCTCTGAGGCTCCTGAACACCGACACGCACCGGCTCGAGCTCGTTGCGTATCACGGCCTGAGCGAGAGATATGCCAACAAGGGGCCGGTTGAATATGACGGGAGCATCACGGATGCACTGGCGGGAAAGCCTGTCTCCATCTATGACATTACCGCAGATGAGAACGCCAGGTATCGGAGCGAGGCGATCGACGAGGGTATACGGAGCATCCTTTCGATCCCGCTCCGTTCCGGTGACGAGATCATCGGGGTCCTGAGGATGTACACGTCCGAACCCGTCGGATACTCGGGAGAGGACCTGAAGTTCGTTGCAGCAATAGCCGAACAGGCCGCTATCGCAATCGTCAACGCCAGGGTCTTCGAAAAGACGGTCTCGAAAGAGAAGGAATACCTCAGGGTCTTTCAGCAGGTGACCAAGGCGGTCAGCTCATCTCTCCAGCTCAATGAGGTCCTCGACATGATCGTAAGAACGCTGCCTGAAGTCATGAACCTCAAGGCCGTGACGATACGGCTACTCGACGAGGCAGGGAAACGGCTTGAACTCGTTGCCTCCCATGGTCTCAGCGAGCGGTATCTTTCGAGAGGGCCTGTCGACATGGAGGAGACGATTCAGGAGACGTTGCAGGAAAAGCCCGTCGCCATTTACGATGTCACCTCTGACGAACGGATCTATTACCAGAAGGAGGCTGCTGAGGAAGGGATCAAGAGCATGCTTGCCCTTCCAATCATAGCGAGGAGCAGGCTCATTGGGGTCATGAGACTTCTTACAAATACGCCGAGGCACTTCAGCAAGGAAGATATCGACTTCGCTTCAGCCCTGGCAGAAGAGTGCGGCACGGCCATCGAGAACGCGAGGATGTTTGAGCGGCAGTACAAGGAGGCTAAGTACCTCACTGTCCTCCAGGAGATAGCGAAGGCAGTCAGTTCCATGCTCAGTCTTCAGGAGGTGATGGATCTGACCGTGAGGAGCACAGCGAATGCCATGAGTACCGATGCGGCGACCATACGACTCCTCGACCCTGCCCGCAGACGGCTGGAACTTGTCGCTTCCTATGGGCTCAGCGAGACCTATCTGAACAAGGGACCCGTTGACGCCGAAAGGAGTGTTGCCGATGCCCTCGACGGCAGGCCCGTGACCATCTATGACGTCACGACAGACCCGCGGATAGTCTACAAGGAGGAAGCGAAGAAAGAA
- a CDS encoding ferredoxin-thioredoxin reductase catalytic domain-containing protein translates to MTRDKLYETLQRYAKSQGMELNNDRDFVLDIISGLLKNEERYGYRSCPCRLGTGISDRDEDIICPCRYRDDDVREYGACYCSLYVSPSWNEGKTPHAIVPERRPLRR, encoded by the coding sequence ATGACACGTGATAAACTTTATGAGACCCTCCAGAGATATGCCAAATCTCAGGGTATGGAGTTAAACAACGACAGGGATTTTGTCCTGGATATTATCAGCGGCCTCCTCAAGAACGAGGAACGGTACGGATACCGCAGTTGTCCCTGCCGCCTCGGGACGGGCATCAGCGATCGCGATGAGGACATCATCTGCCCGTGCAGGTACCGGGATGATGACGTCCGGGAGTACGGGGCTTGCTATTGCTCACTTTACGTCTCACCTTCATGGAATGAGGGGAAGACTCCCCATGCAATCGTGCCGGAACGAAGACCCCTAAGGAGATAA
- a CDS encoding glutaredoxin family protein: MKRVTLFTLSTCPVCKRVKTFLDDHGIPYSQIEVDTLDSGEQWLMTKELMKHNPQGTYPTVVIEEVIRGYDLEALKAKLLDGSRE; the protein is encoded by the coding sequence ATGAAACGGGTGACCCTCTTTACCTTAAGCACCTGTCCTGTCTGTAAGCGGGTAAAGACGTTCCTTGACGATCATGGGATACCATACAGCCAGATCGAGGTCGATACCCTCGACAGTGGCGAACAGTGGCTTATGACAAAGGAGCTCATGAAGCATAACCCGCAGGGAACGTATCCGACCGTCGTTATCGAAGAAGTTATCAGGGGATACGACCTTGAAGCCCTCAAAGCGAAACTCCTGGATGGATCACGAGAATAG